One genomic segment of Vigna radiata var. radiata cultivar VC1973A unplaced genomic scaffold, Vradiata_ver6 scaffold_246, whole genome shotgun sequence includes these proteins:
- the LOC106778257 gene encoding phytoene synthase 2, chloroplastic-like, whose translation MVMSLSFSSVTVKPCSMSMSNKKACRSRRRFSVTRSEITVAPNPQHKRQLSKQGFPLTDLHVQEVVHRQTQIISPCSKPNVQFHSTFLNDAYEMCRNICAEYAKTFYLGTLLMTEERQKAIWAIYVWCRRTDELVDGPNAAYMSSAVLDRWEDRLHDIFNGHPYDMLDAALTDTLSKFPLDIKPFRDMIQGMRMDTRKARYNNFQELYLYCYYVAGTVGLMTVPIMGIAQESVVPVQSIYDAALYLGIGNQLTNILRDVGEDALRGRVYLPQDELAQFGLCDKDVFSRNVSERWRKFMKHQITRARFYFNRAEEGVSQLEKASRWPVWSSLILYRKILDAIEDNDYDNLTKRAHVGRAKKFFTLPEAYTRSLSNYKTKFRPSLTRLI comes from the exons ATGGTGATGAGTTTATCATTTTCTTCGGTGACAGTAAAGCCTTGTTCCATGAGCATGAGCAATAAGAAAGCATGTCGTAGCAGAAGAAGATTTAGTGTTACAAGATCAGAAATAACCGTGGCTCCCAATCCCCAACATAAAAGGCAATTATCGAAGCAAGGATTTCCTCTAACGGATTTACACGTACAAGAGGTTGTTCACAGGCAGACTCAAATTATTAGTCCTTGTAGCAAGCCTAATGTACAGtttcattcaacttttctgaaTGACGCCTATGAAATGTGCAGAAATATCTGCGCCGAATACGCCAAGACCTTCTATCTAG GAACCTTGCTTATGACGGAGGAAAGACAGAAAGCTATATGGGCAATTTATG TTTGGTGCAGGAGGACGGATGAGCTGGTTGATGGTCCTAACGCTGCGTATATGAGCTCTGCTGTTCTTGATAGATGGGAAGATAGATTGCACGACATTTTCAACGGACATCCCTATGATATGCTTGATGCTGCTCTTACTGATACCCTCTCCAAGTTTCCCTTGGATATCAAG CCTTTCAGAGACATGATACAAGGAATGAGAATGGATACGAGGAAAGCTCGCTACAACAATTTCCAGGAGCTATATCTTTATTGTTACTACGTGGCGGGAACTGTTGGCTTAATGACTGTTCCAATAATGGGTATCGCACAGGAGTCGGTTGTCCCTGTACAAAGTATATATGATGCTGCACTATATCTGGGTATAGGAAATCAACTCACCAACATTCTCAGAGATGTCGGAGAGGA TGCATTAAGAGGTAGAGTGTATCTTCCCCAAGACGAACTAGCCCAGTTTGGATTATGTGACAAGGATGTGTTTTCAAGAAATGTGAGTGAAAGATGGAGAAAGTTTATGAAACATCAAATTACGAGGGCAAGATTCTACTTCAACAGGGCAGAAGAAGGAGTTTCTCAGCTTGAAAAGGCAAGCCGTTGGCCG GTTTGGTCCTCATTAATATTGTATCGTAAGATCCTAGATGCAATTGAAGACAACGACTACGACAATTTGACTAAACGAGCTCATGTGGGACGAGCTAAGAAATTTTTTACGTTGCCTGAAGCTTACACTAGATCTCTTTCAAATTACAAAACGAAATTTCGTCCTTCTTTGACAAGGCTTATTTAG
- the LOC106778255 gene encoding pentatricopeptide repeat-containing protein At5g39980, chloroplastic yields the protein MCTVSGSILLLLCCPSSSSSISLVCCYSNTIAKKRVGNGISHLSAATATCAMAKDVWSRTCGSACSSPIPREGGGRRQQQGTCLDRSVDMEELLAAIGETQNEDELYAVMSPYSGRQLSMRFMVSLLSREPDWQRTLALLDWINEKALYSPSLFAYNVVLRNVLRAKQWHLAHGLFDEMRHKGLSPDRYTYSTLITSFAKHGLFDSSLFWLQQMEQDNVSGDLVLYSNLIDLARKLCDYSKAISIFTRLKASTITPDLIAYNSMINVFGKAKLFREARLVLQEMADNAVQPDTVSYSTLLAIYVDNQKFVEALSLFSQMNEAKCPLDLTTCNIMIDVYGQLHMPKEADRLFWSMRKIGIQPNVVSYNTLLRVYGEAELFGEAIHLFRLMQSKDIPQNVVTYNTMIHIYGKTLEHEKATNLVQEMKKRGIEPNAITYSTIISIWEKAGKLDRAAILFQKLRSSGVRIDEVLYQTMIVAYERAGLVAHAKRLLHELKRPDNIPRETAIAILARAGRVEEATWVFRQAFDAGEVKDISVFGCMINLFSKNKKYGNVVEVFEKMRQVGYFPDSDVIALVLNAFGKLREFDKADALYRQMHQEGCVFPDEVHFQMLSLYGARKDFMMVESLFEKLDSNPNVNKKELHLVVASIYEQADRLNDASRVMNRMNQRAIRSHDHT from the coding sequence ATGTGCACGGTGTCAGGTTCTATCCTTCTGCTTCTGTGCtgtccttcatcttcttcttcaatatcacttgtttgttgttattccAATACCATAGCCAAAAAGAGGGTTGGGAATGGCATAAGCCATTTAAGTGCGGCCACCGCCACTTGTGCTATGGCTAAAGATGTGTGGAGCCGAACATGTGGATCTGCTTGTTCCTCTCCCATTCCCAGGGAAGGTGGCGGCAGAAGGCAACAACAAGGTACGTGCTTGGACCGCAGTGTGGATATGGAAGAGTTATTAGCGGCAATTGGGGAGACCCAGAACGAGGATGAACTGTATGCGGTCATGTCCCCCTACAGCGGGAGGCAGCTGTCTATGCGCTTCATGGTTTCCCTGCTCTCCCGCGAGCCCGATTGGCAACGCACTCTTGCCCTTCTCGATTGGATAAACGAAAAGGCCCTCTATTCCCCTTCCCTATTCGCCTACAATGTCGTCCTCCGCAACGTCCTTCGGGCCAAGCAGTGGCACCTCGCCCACGGCCTGTTCGACGAAATGCGCCACAAGGGCCTTTCCCCCGATAGGTACACCTACTCCACCCTCATCACTTCTTTCGCCAAACACGGCTTGTTTGATTCTTCTCTCTTTTGGCTCCAGCAGATGGAGCAAGACAACGTTTCCGGCGACCTTGTCCTCTACAGTAATTTGATCGACCTTGCCCGCAAGTTGTGCGATTATTCCAAGGCCATTTCCATCTTCACCAGATTGAAAGCCTCTACCATTACCCCCGACCTCATTGCCTATAACTCCATGATCAATGTATTTGGAAAAGCCAAGCTCTTCCGCGAGGCTCGCCTTGTTCTTCAAGAGATGGCCGACAATGCTGTTCAACCCGACACCGTCAGCTATTCTACTCTTCTTGCCATCTACGTTGACAATCAAAAGTTTGTTGAAGCGCTTTCTCTATTCTCTCAAATGAATGAAGCCAAATGCCCGCTTGATCTCACCACCTGTAACATCATGATTGATGTTTATGGCCAGCTTCACATGCCCAAGGAAGCGGATCGCCTCTTCTGGAGCATGAGGAAAATAGGGATTCAACCCAATGTGGTTAGCTACAATACGCTCTTGAGGGTTTATGGAGAGGCTGAGCTATTTGGGGAAGCCATCCACCTGTTTCGCTTGATGCAGAGTAAAGATATACCGCAGAATGTTGTCACTTACAACACTATGATTCATATCTATGGCAAGACCCTTGAGCACGAGAAAGCTAccaatctcgttcaagaaatgaagaaaagggGTATTGAACCCAATGCCATCACTTACTCGACCATAATATCCATTTGGGAAAAGGCAGGCAAACTGGACCGCGCAGCTATCTTGTTTCAAAAATTAAGGAGTTCAGGAGTTCGAATTGACGAGGTTCTTTACCAGACAATGATTGTAGCCTACGAGAGGGCAGGTTTAGTTGCTCATGCCAAGCGTCTGCTGCATGAGCTGAAGAGACCGGACAACATTCCTAGGGAGACTGCAATTGCAATTCTTGCTAGAGCGGGTAGAGTTGAAGAGGCTACCTGGGTTTTTCGTCAGGCTTTTGATGCTGGAGAAGTTAAAGATATATCTGTGTTTGGGTGCATGATTAATCTTTTCTCTAAGAACAAAAAGTATGGCAATGTCGTTGAAGTGTTTGAGAAGATGAGACAGGTTGGATATTTTCCTGATTCTGATGTTATTGCTCTCGTGCTGAATGCTTTTGGAAAGCTGCGTGAATTTGATAAAGCAGATGCTTTATATAGACAGATGCACCAGGAAGGGTGTGTTTTTCCAGATGAAGTTCATTTCCAGATGCTGAGTCTATATGGTGCAAGAAAGGATTTCATGATGGTAGAGTCATTGTTTGAGAAGCTGGATTCCAATCCTAATGTCAATAAGAAGGAGTTGCATCTTGTTGTTGCTAGCATTTATGAGCAAGCAGATAGACTTAACGATGCTTCCCGAGTCATGAATAGGATGAACCAAAGAGCAATCAGAAGTCACGATCATACTTAG